The following coding sequences are from one Arachis hypogaea cultivar Tifrunner chromosome 7, arahy.Tifrunner.gnm2.J5K5, whole genome shotgun sequence window:
- the LOC112703195 gene encoding phospho-2-dehydro-3-deoxyheptonate aldolase 1, chloroplastic has translation MAISTSNSLIPAKTLMPPTNHSLCPSTNRIRPGTKPTSRPILAVHAAEPTKNVNPVVSDKPADKSQPASSAMAAAAATAPARNAVQGKWTPDSWKLKRALQLPEYPNKEELEAVLKTLDAFPPIVFAGEARSLEEKLGEAAMGKAFLLQGGDCAESFKEFNANNIRDTFRILLQMGAVLMFGGQMPVIKVGRMAGQFAKPRSDPFEEKNGVKLPSYRGDNVNGDAFDEKSRIPDPQRMIRAYCQAAATLNLLRAFATGGYAAMQRVTQWNLDFTQHSEQGDRYQELAHRVDEALGFMAAAGLTVDHPIMKTTEFWTSHECLLLPYEQSLTRLDSTSGLYYDCSAHMLWVGERTRQLDGAHVEFLRGVANPLGIKVSDKMDPNELVKLIDILNPQNKPGRITIITRMGAENMRVKLPHLIRAVRKAGQIVTWVSDPMHGNTIKAPCGLKTRPFDAIRAEVRAFFDVHEQEGSHPGGVHLEMTGQNVTECIGGSRTVTFDDLSSRYHTHCDPRLNASQSLELSFIIAERLRKTRIRTQQPLTPVEQL, from the exons ATGGCTATCTCAACTTCCAACTCCCTCATCCCTGCAAAGACCTTAATGCCCCCAACAAACCACTCCCTATGCCCATCCACCAACAGAATCAGACCCGGGACTAAGCCCACCTCCAGGCCCATTCTAGCCGTCCATGCAGCCGAGCCCACCAAGAACGTTAACCCGGTGGTCTCCGACAAGCCGGCGGACAAGTCGCAGCCAGCATCCTCCGCAATGGCAGCTGCAGCCGCAACCGCTCCAGCTCGTAACGCTGTGCAGGGAAAATGGACCCCGGACAGCTGGAAATTGAAGCGGGCACTGCAGCTGCCGGAGTACCCGAACAAGGAGGAGCTGGAGGCGGTGCTGAAGACGCTGGACGCGTTCCCGCCGATCGTGTTCGCAGGGGAGGCGCGGAGCCTTGAGGAGAAGCTTGGGGAGGCGGCGATGGGGAAGGCGTTCTTGTTGCAGGGTGGAGATTGCGCTGAGAGCTTCAAAGAGTTTAATGCTAACAACATTCGTGATACATTCAGGATTCTCCTCCAGATGGGTGCTGTATTGATGTTTGGTGGCCAGATGCCCGTCATAAAG GTGGGGAGAATGGCGGGTCAGTTTGCAAAGCCAAGATCGGACCCATTTGAGGAGAAGAACGGGGTGAAGCTGCCCAGCTACAGAGGTGACAAcgtgaatggagatgcttttgacGAGAAGTCGAGGATTCCGGATCCACAGAGGATGATCAGAGCATACTGTCAAGCCGCTGCCACTCTCAACCTTCTCAGAGCTTTTGCCACCGGTGGCTACGCTGCTATGCAGAGGGTCACTCAATGGAATTTGGACTTCACTCAACATAGTGAACAGGGAGACAG GTACCAAGAGCTTGCTCACCGAGTTGATGAGGCCCTCGGCTTCATGGCCGCCGCAGGGCTCACGGTGGACCATCCTATAATGAAAACAACTGAATTCTGGACTTCACATGAGTGTTTGTTGTTGCCATATGAACAATCTCTCACTAGGTTGGATTCAActtctggactctactatgacTGCTCTGCCCATATGCTCTGGGTTGGGGAAAGAACCCGACAATTGGATGGTGCCCATGTTGAGTTCTTAAGAGGAGTTGCCAATCCCCTAGGAATCAAG GTGAGTGATAAGATGGATCCAAATGAGCTAGTTAAACTCATTGATATCTTGAACCCACAAAACAAACCAGGGAGAATTACCATAATCACAAGGATGGGAGCTGAAAACATGAGAGTGAAGCTTCCACACCTAATTAGGGCTGTGAGGAAAGCAGGACAAATTGTCACATGGGTCAGCGATCCTATGCATGGAAACACAATTAAGGCTCCATGTGGTCTCAAAACTCGCCCCTTCGATGCCATCAGG GCTGAAGTGAGAGCATTCTTTGATGTGCACGAGCAAGAAGGAAGCCACCCAGGAGGAGTTCACCTAGAAATGACGGGTCAAAACGTTACCGAATGCATTGGTGGATCAAGAACCGTCACATTCGATGATTTGAGCTCACGCTACCACACTCACTGTGACCCAAGGCTCAATGCTTCACAATCTCTTGAGCTTTCTTTCATCATCGCTGAGAGGCTCAGGAAGACTAGGATCAGAACACAGCAGCCCCTTACACCCGTAGAACAActctaa